A single region of the Polyangiaceae bacterium genome encodes:
- a CDS encoding DUF4139 domain-containing protein, with protein sequence MPKFPSLLASLLASLVVCAPAQGAKVSGADQRKAVSITVYNGGFGLVREVRDVNLGSGRVALEFRDVASQIQPETVAIKSLTGANALSVLEQNYRYDLLTPAKLLEKYVGKNVRLYRFNEKTGKDQIYDAKILSVADGQPVYEIGGEVTYGFPGRVAFPGVPENLMSKPTLVWMLSSQRAQQQVEATYLTRGLGWKSDYVFVINANDSAGDLTGWVTLTNNSGASYKNARLKLVAGDVQRVSDVSLPMGGAEREKREVDEDDSGFREESFFEYHLYTLGRPADVLENEQKQVTLLEAPGAKVQKKLIYYGQQYWYRGRYGEVQKNQKVGVYLDIDNSKKNGLGMPLPKGIVRVYKADKSGAKQFIGEDSIDHTPVDEKVRIKMGDAFDVVGDRKQMSWRAYGSCTSESSWEIELRNHKKQAAQVEVFEPIGGDWTVLEESHPHHKKDAFTFTFDVKVPANGKTKISYRVRVRWC encoded by the coding sequence ATGCCCAAATTCCCCTCTCTGCTCGCTTCTTTGCTGGCGTCTCTGGTGGTGTGCGCTCCGGCCCAGGGGGCCAAGGTTTCCGGGGCGGACCAACGCAAGGCCGTGAGCATCACCGTCTACAATGGCGGTTTCGGGCTGGTCCGGGAGGTGCGCGACGTGAACCTGGGCAGCGGCCGGGTGGCGCTCGAGTTTCGCGACGTCGCCTCGCAGATCCAGCCGGAAACGGTGGCCATCAAGTCGCTGACGGGGGCGAACGCGCTGTCCGTGCTGGAGCAGAACTACCGCTACGACCTGCTCACCCCGGCGAAGCTGCTCGAGAAGTACGTCGGCAAGAACGTGCGGCTCTATCGCTTCAACGAGAAGACCGGAAAGGATCAGATCTACGACGCGAAGATCCTGAGCGTGGCGGACGGGCAACCGGTGTACGAGATTGGCGGCGAGGTCACCTACGGCTTTCCCGGGCGCGTCGCCTTTCCCGGCGTGCCGGAGAACCTGATGTCCAAGCCCACGCTGGTGTGGATGCTCTCGAGCCAGCGGGCACAGCAGCAGGTGGAGGCCACCTACCTCACGCGGGGGCTCGGCTGGAAGAGCGACTACGTGTTCGTGATCAACGCGAACGACAGCGCCGGGGATCTCACGGGGTGGGTCACGCTCACCAACAACTCCGGCGCGTCGTACAAGAACGCGCGGCTGAAGCTGGTGGCGGGGGACGTCCAGCGGGTGAGCGACGTCAGCCTGCCCATGGGTGGGGCGGAGCGCGAGAAGCGCGAAGTGGACGAAGACGACTCCGGTTTTCGCGAGGAGAGCTTCTTCGAGTACCACCTGTACACCCTGGGCCGCCCCGCGGACGTGCTCGAGAACGAGCAGAAGCAGGTCACCCTGCTCGAGGCGCCGGGCGCCAAGGTGCAAAAGAAGCTCATCTACTATGGGCAGCAGTACTGGTACCGCGGTCGCTACGGCGAGGTTCAGAAGAACCAGAAGGTCGGCGTGTACCTCGACATCGACAACAGCAAGAAGAACGGCCTCGGCATGCCGCTGCCCAAGGGCATCGTGCGCGTGTACAAGGCGGACAAGAGCGGTGCCAAGCAGTTCATCGGGGAGGACAGCATCGACCACACGCCGGTCGACGAGAAGGTTCGCATCAAGATGGGCGACGCCTTCGATGTCGTGGGCGACAGGAAGCAGATGTCCTGGCGCGCCTACGGCAGCTGCACCTCGGAGAGCAGCTGGGAGATCGAGCTTCGAAATCACAAGAAGCAGGCGGCCCAGGTCGAGGTATTCGAGCCCATCGGCGGGGACTGGACGGTGCTCGAGGAGTCCCACCCGCACCACAAGAAGGACGCCTTCACCTTCACCTTCGACGTGAAGGTCCCCGCCAACGGCAAAACCAAGATCAGCTATCGCGTCCGGGTCCGCTGGTGCTGA
- a CDS encoding 6-phosphofructokinase, whose protein sequence is MTGGGDCPGLNPVIRAVVRTAIRQYGWEVFGVEDAFSGLVDLNYRSPHGNLWLTEDVVYGIIRRGGTILGTSNRSDPFHYRTEENGQVVEKDIFDQVLANYHQVGLDALISIGGDGSMGIAQMAIERGMTNIVGVPKTIDNDLAATDYTFGFDTAVQIATEAIDRLKDTAESHDRVMLVEVMGRDAGWIALHAGIAGGADAILIPEIPYRLEPIARAIKARTAAGHPSSVVVVAEGAKPAGGDASLLGPKEAGAMRRLFGAAGRVAEGLEKLIDRELRFTVLGHVQRGGSPSSFDRVLGTRMGEAAVHLVARGDFGKMTALRGTEIVPVSIAEAVGHQKLVDPDGSLVKTARALGVVFGDES, encoded by the coding sequence ATGACGGGAGGCGGGGACTGTCCGGGGCTCAATCCGGTGATCCGCGCCGTGGTTCGCACCGCCATCCGCCAGTACGGCTGGGAGGTGTTCGGGGTGGAGGACGCCTTCAGCGGGCTGGTGGACCTCAATTACCGCTCGCCGCACGGCAACCTGTGGCTCACGGAGGACGTGGTCTACGGGATCATCCGCCGGGGCGGCACCATCTTGGGCACGTCGAATCGTTCGGATCCGTTTCACTACCGAACGGAAGAGAACGGTCAGGTCGTCGAGAAGGACATCTTCGACCAGGTGCTGGCGAACTATCACCAGGTGGGGCTCGATGCGCTGATCAGCATCGGCGGCGACGGCTCCATGGGCATCGCGCAGATGGCCATCGAGCGCGGTATGACGAACATCGTGGGCGTGCCCAAGACGATCGACAACGACTTGGCCGCCACGGACTACACCTTCGGATTCGACACGGCAGTGCAGATTGCAACGGAAGCCATCGATCGCCTGAAGGACACCGCAGAGAGCCACGACCGCGTGATGCTCGTGGAGGTGATGGGCCGCGACGCGGGTTGGATCGCGCTGCACGCCGGCATCGCGGGGGGCGCGGATGCGATCCTGATCCCGGAGATCCCGTATCGCCTCGAGCCCATCGCGCGCGCCATCAAGGCGCGCACCGCAGCGGGGCATCCGTCGTCCGTGGTCGTGGTGGCGGAGGGCGCCAAGCCGGCGGGAGGTGACGCGAGTCTGCTGGGCCCGAAGGAGGCGGGCGCGATGCGTCGCCTGTTTGGGGCCGCGGGGCGGGTTGCCGAGGGCCTCGAGAAGCTCATCGACCGCGAGCTGCGCTTCACGGTGCTGGGCCACGTGCAGCGTGGCGGTAGCCCTTCGAGCTTCGACCGCGTGCTCGGCACCCGCATGGGGGAAGCGGCGGTGCACCTGGTGGCCAGGGGAGATTTCGGGAAAATGACGGCGCTTCGGGGCACGGAAATCGTACCCGTGAGCATCGCCGAGGCAGTGGGTCATCAGAAGCTGGTCGATCCTGACGGCTCCCTGGTGAAGACCGCCCGGGCGCTGGGCGTCGTATTCGGCGACGAAAGCTGA